Within Leptospira limi, the genomic segment TCTCCAATATAAGGGATAGGAATGAACGATATCACTGGAAAAAGAACCACACTCCGGTATGCAGAAGCGGAAGGTTTTGTCTACTGCCAAAAAGAAACCATAGAAAGGATCAAATCAAATACTTTGCCAAAAGGCGATTTGTTTGAAGTTGCAAAAGCAGCGGCTCTGTTAGGCGCCAAAAAAACATCAGACATCATTCCACATTGCCATCCTGTTCCCATTGATTTTTTTTCGATCCAATTTGAAATCATTGAAGATAAAAATGCAATTCGTATCACAACCCAAGCGAAATCCATAGGAAAAACAGGAATCGAAATGGAAGCATTAACAGGTGTGACTGTGGCAACACTTGTAATTTATGATCTATTAAAACCTATTGATAAATCCTTGGAAATTTCAAATGTTCGGCTTTTAGAGAAAAAAGGTGGGAAAACAGACAAACAAATAACAAAGTTTGTGGAAGGTTCAAATGCAAAGATATTAGTGTGTTCGGACTCATGTTTTTCTGGAAATAAAGAAGATGGATCTGGGAAAATCATCGCCGAACTGCTAAATAACGAAGGTGTCCAAGTTTTAGAGATCAAAATTGTTCCCGATGAACCAAAAGAAATTGAACAAACTATATCTACTTGGACAAAAGAAAAGATAGATCTAATTATAACAACTGGTGGAACAGGTCTTGGTCCAAGAGATAACACAACCGATACCATCAAACCAATGTTCGATAAAGAAATTCCAGGTATTGCAGAAGTTATGAGATCCTTCGGACAAGATAGAACTCCTTTTGCCATGTTATCAAGGTCAGTTGCTGGTAGTATTGGAAAAACGGTTATTATCGCAGTGCCAGGGAGTAGCAATGGAGCACGTGAGAGTTTAACTGCGATTTTACCAGCTGTTTTCCATGCAAAAAAAATGATGAGAGGTGAAGGTCATTGATCTCCTATACGGAAGCAATTGATTCGATACTCAAAGAATCTAGATCTTATGGTACAGAACTCATCCCACTAAGTAATGCTTTAGGAAGAGTTTTGGCTGAAGATATTTTTGCAGATCGCGATTATCCACCTTTCCATCGTTCAGCGATGGATGGGTTCGCAATTTCTTACAATGATTATTTGCAAGGGAAACAATTTCAGTATCATAGAGAACTACATGCAGGTTTCACCCTTTCAAAACTTCCGAATGAGTCGGTGATTCGCATCATGACAGGAGCGCCAGTACCAGAAGGTTTCGATGTTGTGATCAAAATTGAAGATTCAGTCCTTTCAGAAACAAACGGAATTCGAACTGTCTCCTTCCCAATGGAGCAGGTATTACAATGGCAAAATATCGCAAAACAAGGTGAAGATGCAAAAAAAGGAGATTCACTCTTATCGATTGGAACACAACTACGTCTTTCTGAAATTTCTTTGCTCGCTAGTGTCGGTAAAGCGAATGTTGCAGTGTTTTCGTTCCCCAAAGTACGCATCATATCAACAGGGAATGAAGTTGTTCCAATCCATGAAAATCCACTTCCCCATCAAATCCGTGATTCAAATTCTATAACGATTTTTACCTCATTGTTAAAATTTGGAATCACCCCCGATCAAATAACACATGTGCCCGATGATCAAACCGAAATGGAAAATACCATAAAACAAGGATTAGACTCCGACGTATTAATTTTATCCGGTGGTGTTTCAATGGGAGAAAAAGATTTAGTCCCTAATTTACTAACAAAGTTAGGAGTGAAGAATATCTTTCACAAAACTGCTATTAAACCAGGAAAACCAATTTGGTTTGGCAAAAAAGATAACACGATTGTTTTTGGGCTTCCCGGTAATCCCTTTAGTGTACAAACATGTTTTCGTATTTTTATCGATCCGTATTTGAGAGCCTCATTTTCTCTACAACGAGAATCAAGTTTGAAGTTTCCAATCCTCGACTCAAAAAAGAAAAAACATAACCTAACAGAATTCTTTCCCGTTCAATTGGTAACAAAAGAAAAAACATATTTGGCTTCTATTCCTTTTAATGGAAGTGGAGATATCAAAGCCGGTAGAAACTCAGATGGACTTGGTATCTTTCCAAGTGACTCAAAACAATTGCATTCCGAACAAGTGATCGAGTTTTTACCTTGGTAATTTAATTCTCATCAATTTGTACGTTACGTACACAGATATTTCGTATTTTATACAATTCTTATTTTCTTATGCGAATCCGTTTTTCTTTCACTCCATATGGTTAGTAAACAGCCGTTTTAGGCCTTTTACGAGCCGTTCCAAATTGGACATTTGGTACGCTTTTTGCAAAGTAATCTTAAATAAGGAGAATCATTCCTGTGACGATTACACCTCATGCGAAAGCAACTAAGATCGATTTATTCAGTTTCAATACTCCCCAAATGAGGACATTCCACCTCACTTGGATTGCATTTTTTCTATGTTTTTTTGGATGGTTTGGAATTGCACCACTTATGGTTTATGTCAGAGAAGAACTTTCTCTCACTAAAGCACAAATTGGAAATATCATTATTGCCTCTGTTGCGATAACAATATTTATGCGACTATTAATTGGTTGGTTGTGTGATAAAATTGGACCAAGAATCGCATACACTTTTTTGTTGATTTTTGGATCAATTCCCGTTATGTCCATAGGACTTGCTGACAGTTATTTATCATTTCTACTTTTACGTTTGGCAATCGGTGCTATAGGAGCATCGTTTGTGATCACTCAGTACCATACATCGGTTATGTTTGCACCGAACATCATTGGTACAGCTAATGCTACAACCGCTGGTTGGGGGAATCTGGGTGGTGGTGTGACACAAATGGTAATGCCAATTATATT encodes:
- the moaCB gene encoding bifunctional molybdenum cofactor biosynthesis protein MoaC/MoaB translates to MNDITGKRTTLRYAEAEGFVYCQKETIERIKSNTLPKGDLFEVAKAAALLGAKKTSDIIPHCHPVPIDFFSIQFEIIEDKNAIRITTQAKSIGKTGIEMEALTGVTVATLVIYDLLKPIDKSLEISNVRLLEKKGGKTDKQITKFVEGSNAKILVCSDSCFSGNKEDGSGKIIAELLNNEGVQVLEIKIVPDEPKEIEQTISTWTKEKIDLIITTGGTGLGPRDNTTDTIKPMFDKEIPGIAEVMRSFGQDRTPFAMLSRSVAGSIGKTVIIAVPGSSNGARESLTAILPAVFHAKKMMRGEGH
- a CDS encoding molybdopterin molybdotransferase MoeA, with the protein product MISYTEAIDSILKESRSYGTELIPLSNALGRVLAEDIFADRDYPPFHRSAMDGFAISYNDYLQGKQFQYHRELHAGFTLSKLPNESVIRIMTGAPVPEGFDVVIKIEDSVLSETNGIRTVSFPMEQVLQWQNIAKQGEDAKKGDSLLSIGTQLRLSEISLLASVGKANVAVFSFPKVRIISTGNEVVPIHENPLPHQIRDSNSITIFTSLLKFGITPDQITHVPDDQTEMENTIKQGLDSDVLILSGGVSMGEKDLVPNLLTKLGVKNIFHKTAIKPGKPIWFGKKDNTIVFGLPGNPFSVQTCFRIFIDPYLRASFSLQRESSLKFPILDSKKKKHNLTEFFPVQLVTKEKTYLASIPFNGSGDIKAGRNSDGLGIFPSDSKQLHSEQVIEFLPW